GGGCCTTTCTCCTGCCCCCCGCCCCACATTCGTTTCAGGCAGGTTGAGCCGCCTGACAGGGGCCGTCTCGTCCAAAAACACATGAAGCAAAACTCTCGGATCCCCCGTATGTTGGGCCCACTCTCACTCCGAGCGCATGTCCAATTCCAATGACCTCCTGAGGCGCGACCGGTCTCATCCCAATCTCATCCTGTTCGCGTTGTGGCTGATGGTCTTCTCAGCCAGCAGCCAGGTCATCATCATCGCGCCCATCCTGCCCCGCATCGGGGAAGCGCTGAACATTGCGGAATCCCTCCAGGGCTGGCTCATCACCTCCTATGCCGTTGCGCTGAGTGTTTTCGCGCTCATCGTGGGGCCCATATCGGACAAGGTGGGGCGCCGGAAAGTCCTGATTGCCGGGTGTGCCTCCATGGCCGTGGCCCTCTGGCTGCATGCCGTGGCCGACAGTTTCTTTTCCCTCCTGGTCGTGCGCGCAGCCGCGGGTGCCGCCGGCGGCATGTTGAGCGGTGCGGCGGTTTCGTATGTCGGGGATTACTTCCCCTACAACAAGCGGGGCTGGGCCAACGGATGGGTCATGAGCGGCGTCGCGTTCGGGCAGATCATCGGGATTCCGGTGGGTACCGTCCTCGCGGACCAATTCGGATTCCGGGCGGCGTTCCTGATGTTCGCGGGCAGCATGACGTTGACCACGTTGCTTATATGGGGTTTCGTACCCCAACCGGATGTGGAGCGGGACACCGGGCGATTGACGCTGGCCAAGGCCATTGCCACGTACCGGGAATTGCTGTCCCGGAGGGTAGTCGTATCGGCCTCGGCGACGTACTTCCTGATGTTTTTCTCCATCGGTCTTTACGTGATCTATCTGCCCACCTGGCTTGAGCAGACGCTGGAAGTGTCCGGAACCGCCATTGCCTCGTTGTTCTTCGTGGGTGGCGTTGCGACCGTTATTGCTGGCCCGGCTGCCGGCAAGCTTTCGGACCGGATTGGTCGCAAGCCCCTGATTGTCGGCTCCTGTCTGGGATTGGCCGTGGCCATGATCCTGACCACGTACGTCATCACCTCCATGTGGGTGGCGTACATCCTGTTCGGCGGGACCATGATCATGATTGCCATGCGCATGAGCCCATTGCAGAGCCTGATGACGGCGCTCGTGGAAGACCGGCGCAGGGGGGCCCTGCTCAGTCTGGCGGTCTCCATTGGCCAGGTCGGGATCGGAATCGGCGGGGCGGTTGCCGGGATGGCGTACACCCGGTACGGCTACATCAGCAACACCATGGTCGGTGCGGTATCCATCCTGGGCATGGCGTGGCTGGTCCAGCGTGCGCTGCCGGAGCCGAAGGAAGACGATTTCAAGCCCAAAGGCGAAGCGGCCGATCCGGAAGGTGCCGAACCGGCCGCTGCCCGGGTAGTCTGACGAGTCCTGTCTAGGAATTCATTACCACGAGGAACTCGTCGTTCTTCTTCGTGCCGCGCATCTTGTCGAGCAGCCAGCTCATGGCATCGACCGGCGCCATGTCCGCAAGCATCTTCCGGAGAATCCAGATCCGCTGCAGCTTGGCTTCCGGTATGAGCAGTTCTTCGCGGCGTGTGCCCGACTTGACCACATGGATGGCCGGGAAAATGCGTCGGTTGGCCAGTTCGCGGTCCAGCACGATTTCCGAGTTGCCGGTGCCCTTGAATTCCTCGAAGATGACCTCGTCCATACGGCTTCCGGTATCGATGAGGGCTGTGCCGATGATGGTCAGCGATCCGCCCTCTTCAATATTCCGGGCGGCGCCGAAGAACCGCTTCGGTCCGCGCAGGGCGCCCGCTTCCATACCGCCCGACATGGTCTTGCCGGTGTTGGGCGCGCAGGCGTTGGCCGCACGCGCCAGACGGGTGATGGAGTCGAGCAGGATGACCACGTCCTTGCCGGCCTCAACCAGACGCTTGGCCTTGTTGAGCACGATTTCGGCCACTTCAATGTGCCGTTCCGGTTCCTGGTCGAAGGTCGATGCGATGACCTCGGCGTCCACGTGCCGGCGCATGTCCGTCACTTCCTCCGGCCGCTCGTCCACCAAGAGGATGATGAGCACACATTCCGGATGATTCGTCGTGATGGCGTTGGCAATCTTCTGCAGGATGATGGTCTTGCCCGTCTTGGGCTGCGCCACGATGAGGGCACGCTGGCCCTTTCCGATGGGCGAGAAGAGGTCCATGATGCGCGTGGTGTACTCACCCGGCAACGTTTCGAGGTTCAACTGCTCTTCCGGATAGTACGGCGTGAGGTAGTCGAAGCTCGGGCGCTCGTCCAGTTCACCCGGCACGCGGCCGTTGATGTTGTTGACCTGGATGAGTGCGAAATACCGCTCGCCTTCCTTGGGCGGGCGGACTTCGCCGTCCACCGTATCGCCCATCCGGAGCGAGAATTTCTTGATCTGCGAGGGCGACACGTAGATATCGTCCGGGCTGGGCAGGTAGTTGTACTCGGCGCTGCGCATGAAGCCGTATCCGTCGGGCAGGATTTCCAGGACGCCGATCTTGTTGATCATGGCGGCCAGGTCGACCTCGCTCGGGTCGTATTCCTGCATGTAGGGCGGGGCCTCGGCGTAAACGCGCTGATGCCGTTCCTCCCGGCTCTCGCGGTTGCGGCCACCCTGGTCGCGGTCACGGTCACGGCCGCGGTTGCGACCCCGGTTCCGGCGATCATCGTCGCGCTGGTTGCCGCGATTGTCGTTGCGGTCACGGTCGCGGTTTCCGCCGCCACTGCCCGAGTCGTCGCGACGGCTGCTGCGGTTGTCGTTTCCACCACGGTTGTCGTTGGCGCTGCCGCGGTTGTCATCCCGGCCGCGGCTCTCATTGCGGGTATCGTTTCCACCACGGTTGTCGTTGCGGTTGTCGCGTCCGCGACCGCGTCCACGCCCCCGGCCCCGGCCACGCCGGTCATTCTGGTCGGACGAGCCCTGAGAACCCTGGTTTTGATTCTGGCTGTCGCCCTGACTCTGGCGCTGACTCTGGTTCTGGTTCGAATCGTTCCGGTCCTGGCTTCCGCCCCGGTCGTCGCCTTGACTGCGTGCGTCGTCGCTGCGGCCCCGGTCTTCATTTCCGGAAGTGGCAGAAGAAGAGGAGGAGTCCTTGTCTCCCCGGCGGCGTCCCCGGCCGCGCTTTTCGTCGCGGGAATCACTGCGGGAATCACTGCGGGAGCTGTCGCGGGAGTCGTCACGGGATTTTTCAGACCCCGAATCCTGCGACTTGGCATCGGCCTCTTTCGATCCGCGGCCCCGCTTGGGCCGGGACTCCTTGTCGGGGCGGGAGGACTTTTCGCGCTGGCTCTTCGGAAGCGACTCGCTGTCGCGGGGCTGGGCTTCCTGGTCTTCGTCGCTGCGCTTGGCGCGTCCGGCCAGTTTTTCGGCGCGGGCTTCGAGAATGGCGTAAATCAGGTCCTGTTTGCGCAGGTTGGACATGCCGCCAAGGTTCATTTTCTTGGCAATATCCTTCAGCTCAGGAAGCTTCTTGTCCTGCAACTCGGCAATATTCATAGTGTGTCTGGAGAGGTGACCATCGGGCAGATGTAGATGTGCCCAGGGCGTACGTGGACTGCAATCAGGGTGCAGACAGGGTCAGGGTAAAGGAACGGTTGTGGTTTCGTCGGCAGACAGGGGGTCTACGGGCGGCACAAGACGGGGCCCTCAAAAGGAAATATCGCCCTGGATAGGAAATCGATGGGGATATCGGGCCCGAGCGGGTAATGAATTCAAACCCCGCAACCGTCTGAATATAACCCATAACGGAATGAAATCCAGAAGGATGCCTTCGTCACGCAAAAACAAGCAGAATTCCGGGCGTATTTACGGACCGGGTGGTCGTCCTGCGGTCCATTTACTCGTCCAGAACAGCATCGAGGGCCGCGGCTGCAACGTCATGCGATCCGATGAACAGCGCATTCCGGCCCTCCCTGCGTGCGCGCTGAACCGCGTGGGCTACCGATGGGAGCGGTTCTGCCCGCAGTGCCAAATCCGATGCCAGTGCCTCTGCACTCCGTCCTCGGCTTCCTTGGGTCGGCACCGTCCAGACCGCGTCGACACCGAATTCTGCCAGGACGCGACCCACGCCGGCAGCGTCCTTGTCGCCCAACATGCCGATGACGACCGTGTACGCGTGCGGGCCGTCCATGGCTGCCAAACCTGCCAACGCGGTGGCAATGGCCTCCGGATTGTGTCCGATGTCCACCACGAATCGGGGCCGTTCGGACAGGACTTCCAGCCGGGCGCGCAGGCCGGACAATGCGCGGACGGAGGCCAATCCCTCGCGGACCGCCGGCGCGTGCGGGTCCAGGGCTTGCATGAGCGCGAGCGCAACGCGGGCATTGCCGCGTTGGTGGGCACCGGGCAGGTCCACGATCACATCGTCCGGAAGGGCCACGCCCGGCGCATGGATGACGTCAGCTCCGATGGTGCGGGCCACATCTTCGATGGCACGGAGGGCTTCGGCGGGCATTGCGCCCACGATCAGCGGGCGTCCGGGCTTCGCGATGCCGGCTTTTTCGCGCGCAATATCCGGGAGCGTGTGCCCCAGGAGGTCCATGTGGTCGAACCCGATGCTCACGATGGCCGAAGCCTCGGCGTCCAGGATGTTGGTGGCATCGAGCCGGCCGCCGAGCCCGACTTCCACCACGGCTACATCCACCCCTTCGTGCGCAAACCAGGCGAGGGAAAACGCGACGGTGGCCTCGAAAAAGCTCGGGGAAATCCGGTCCAGGTCCTCCGCGTGCCGCTCGGCCATGGCGTCAAGCCATTCCGCAGGGGCCGCACGGCCGTCCACCCGCATCCGTTCGGTAATGTGCCGCAAGTGCGGCGACGTGTGCAATCCGGCACGGTGGCCCGATGCCGTCAGGAGCGCACTCAGCATGGCCGCGACCGAACCCTTGCCGTTCGTGCCGGCAACCAGCACGGTGCGGAACGTCCGCTCCGGGTGGCCGAGGGCGTCGAGCAGGGCGGCTATCCGGTCGAATCCCGGCTTGAGCGCCACGCTGCCGTCCGTGGCGAATCTGGGCAGTGCCAGCAGACGGTCTGTTCCGGTCGCAGCGCGGGGGTTCATGGCGCGTCCGGGTCCGCCCCGTCCTCCAGCCAGGTCAGCGTGCGATGGTCGCCGCTGGCGTGGGCTATCCGCACGACATGCGTCCCTTCGGGGAGCAGGCCCCGGGCGCGCTCCGGCCACTCCACCAGACAGATTCCGTCGCCCAGGAAATAATCCTCCAGACCGGCACGACGGGCATCGGCCTCGTCTTCCAGTCGGTACAAATCAATGTGGTACACCGGAATACGAGCTTCGTACTCGTGAGCGATCGTGAAGGTCGGACTGGACACATCGCCAGCGTCACCGCCGAGCCCCTCCACCACGCCCGCCACGAACTGGGTCTTCCCGGCGCCCAGGTCCCCCTCGAGCGCAACCACATCACCGGGCTCCAGGAGCACTGCGAACGCGGCGCCGAGCGCCCGCGTGTCGGAGGCGGAGTCGGACGCGGCCGAACGGGTCCGGGTGGGGAAGGGCAGGGCATTCACGGGAAAAAACCAGGTTCAGGATTTCGGGCGGCGCACCAAGGCCGCGGTTCAGGATTTCAGTCGGCTTGCGACGGCCGAGTCAAGACTTGGGTCGGAGCGTGATCACCGGCAGCAACATCTCCTCGAGCGATACCCCGCCGTGCTGCATGGTGTCCTTGTACTTGTTGACGTAGTAATTGTAATTCGTAGGGTATACGAAATAGTAGTTTTCCTTCGCGATGATGTAGTTCGTCTGCGCATTTTCCCGGGGCAGCCCGTACGTCTCGGGGTCTTTCACGAAAATGGCGTGGCGCCCGTCGCATTTCAGATTGCGGCCATACTTGTAGCGGAGCGCCGTGGACGTTTCGCGGTCCCCGATGGCCTTGGTCGGTTTCAGGCTGCGGACAATGCCGTGGTCGGTCGTGATGACAATGGTGCAGTCCTCCTCGGCCAGTTGCTGGAAGGCCTGGAACAGCCAGGAGTGCTCGAACCACGTGCGCGTAAGCGCCCGGTAGGCCCGTTCGTCGGGGGCCAGTTCCTTCAGCACGTCCGAATCGGAGCGGCTGTGGGCCAGGATGTCCACGAAATTGACGACCACCGCGCTGAGATCGCTCTGCAGCAGATCATGCACGGACGTCAGGAATTCACGCCCGTCCTGCGAGGAAATCACCTTCCGGTAGGACACCCGGTCCGTACGGTGGCGTCGCTTCAACTGATCGACCAGGAACTCCTCCTCGTTCCGGTTGCGACTGTGCTCATCGTCCTCGCCGTCGGCCCAGATCCGGGGGTATTTCGCAGCCAGATCCACCGGCAACAACCCCGAGAAGATGGCATTCCGCGAGAACGGAGTGGCCGTCGGCAGGATGCCGTAATGGAATTTTTTCTCCATTGAGAAGAGTGGTGACAGCAACCGCTCGAACTCCAGCCACTGATCGTAGCGCATACAGTCGATCACGAAGAAAATGACCGGCCGTTTACCCGTCATGCGGGGCAGCACGAATGTGGGTACGATTTCGTGGGACAGGACGGGCCGATCTTTTCCGGCGGCCAGGTTCTTGTTGCCAATCCAGTCCGGGTAAACGGACTCTATCCAACTGGAAAAAACGCGGTTGGACTCGGCATACTGGTCTTCCAGCACCTGCCGGACCCCCTCATCGGAGCCCAACTCCAGATCGTACCGCAGCAGCTTCTCGTACAGCTCCACCCACTCCTCGTGGTCCAGATCGCCCGCGAGCGCGGCCGTGATTTCGCCGAACGACTGCAGATAGGACTGCGATGCGCGCTCCGTCTGCAGACGGGCATGATCCAGCAGCCGCTTGCACGTCAGGAGTACCTGCGACGGGTTCACGGGCTTCGTGAGGTAGTCCGAAATCTTGCCCCCGAGGGCCTCCTCCATTATCCGCTCCTCCTCGCTTTTGGTCACCATCACGACCGGCACGTTCGGGGCGATCGCCTTGATTTCATCGAGTGCATCGAGCCCGCCGCGGCCCGGCATCTGCTCGTCCAACAGGACGACGTCGAAGGGGCGCTCGCGCATCTTCTCGATGGCATCCAGCCCGTTGGTTACGCTCGTGACCTCGTATCCCTTGGATTCCAGGAAGAGGATGTGGGGCTTGAGGAGATCGATTTCGTCATCCGCCCAGAGGATTCGTGAAGGACCGGCCATCGTTGTTCAATCAGTGAAGTTGGGAAAAACGGTAGCGGTTGGGCGGGACGGGGCTCCGGATGGGTTCAGGGGATGCGCGTGCAAGGCGTTCAGCAGCTTCCTGTTACCCGGTTCCGCGCGCAAAGGTTCACCGGCACACCGGTAAACAAGATGCGCCGAGGGTCGTTCAACCCGTCAGTGCACACCTATTCCACCCCGAGACCATGAAAGACCGCATACTTGCCGCCGTAAACGATCAGATCCAGGCCGAATTCCAGTCCGCCTGGTACTACCTGGCCATGTCGGCCCGCTTCGAGGAGATCAAGATGCCCGGAGCCGCGTCGTGGATGCGCATGCAGTGGGAAGAAGAGACGGCGCACGCCATGAAGCTGTTCGACCACCTGGTCCGGCGCGGCGCATCGCCGAAGCTGTCGGCCCTCGACGAGCCGAAGGTCATCTTTACGACGCCCATGGAGGCCTTCGAGAAGGTGCTCAAGCACGAGCAGCACGTCACGAAACTCATCCATGACCTGTACGAAGTGGCCGTGGACGAGCGCGACTACGCCCTGCAGACACTCCTGCACTGGTTCATCGACGAGCAGGTGGAAGAGGAGGAGGCCGCCGAGGCCATCATTGACAGCCTCCGCCTGGCCGGCGATTCCGGACAGGGTTTGCTCATGATTGACCGCGAGCTCGGATCCCGCTCGCCCGGCGCATCGGAAGCCTGAGCCGGTCGGAGGCCTGATTTTTCAACCATCCGTGTGAAGAGACGGTGCATTTGCTCGCGCATCAACCATATGGTTGAAACAAATGGTTGACCCTCGCGATAGGCCGCCGCATGGGAAACGAAACCACACAGGCGGAACAGGCCATCTTCGATGCGGCCCTCACCGAGTTCGCGGCGCGCGGCAAGGACGGCGCGCGCATGCAGGACATTGCGGACCGGGCGGGCATGAACAAGGCCATGCTGCACTACTACTACCGCTCCAAGGACAAACTTTATGAGGCCGTGCTGGCCCACGTCCTGGGCGGGTTCATGGGGGAGGTGTCCTCGTCCATGGATATCGATGCGCCCTTTCCGGAGCAGCTCCGGACCATGATTGCCACGTACACGCGCATGCACTACCGGCAGCCGGACGTGTGCAAGTTGTGGCTGCACGAGAACCTGAACGGCGCCCCCGTGGCGCGCGACCTGCTGGCCAACCGGGGCGGCGCCTTCAATGCGCCCCGCAAGGCCTTTGCCTGGATTGAGGCCGCCGTCGAGCGCGGCGACATCCGTCCGGTGGATCCGCTCCAGTTCATGTTCACGTTCATCGGGGCGGTTGTGATTTTCCTGATTTCCCGTTCCACGCTCTCGCTCTACCGCCCGGACCTGCTGGACCCCGATCCGGTCGTGCGCGAGCAGCTCATTGAGGAACGGATTGACCACCTTTTCAACCTCTTCTACCATGGATTGCAACCCAGGTAAACGGATAAGAGCGGGGCTTGTGTTTTCCGGGATGATTTTTCTCGGGGGATGCGCGGCGATGCCCTCGCTCACGCCCACCGCCGAGCCACCCCCATCACTGCCCGAGGCTTTCGATGCGCCGAGCGGCACCCTACAAGGTGAGGCTGCAGGTATTGCCGCCAATTCGGAGGCTGAACGGGCCTCTGTCCGCTGGTGGGATGCGCTCGGCGATGAGGGTCTCTCGGCCGTTGTCGACTCGGCCTTGGCCGCCAACCTGGATCTCCGGATGGCCGCCGAACGCGTGCTCGAAGTCCAGAACCAGTTCCGCATGGCCCGGTCGGCCCGGCTGCCCGGTGTGCAGGGCAGTGTGGAGGGAGGGCGCCAGAACACGCCCACCAATACGGGGGCCACGGGACGCTTCTCCGAATCCATTCCGGGTTTTCCGGACCGCTTCGACGTGACCAACTGGTCGGCATCGCTCGGCCTGGCGTGGGAGCTGGACGTATGGGGCCGGGTACGGGCTTCGAGCGAGGCCGCCAAGGCCCAGTGGGTCGCGACGCTGGCAGACGCCGAGGCCGTCCGGATGGGCGTGATATCGGAAGCCATCGGGACGTGGGCGCGCCTCCGGGATCTGGATGCGCAGAATGCCCTGGCTGACAGCCAGTTGGGACTGCTCGAGGAGCGGGCCGGGCTGACGCGCTCGCGCTACGAGCGCGGGCTTATTACCAGTTTCGAGTACTACGCCGTGCAACAGGCCCTGGATGACGCGCGCGCAGCCCGGCCCGCCCTGCGGACCGCCAAGTACGACGCGGCGTCCCGGTTGGGGCTGCTGATGGGTGGCGCTGGAGCGCCGGACTGGGCGGAGGGCCTGACGGCCGAAGCCACGCCCACCGCCGAGTCCGCTCTGGCCCTGCCCGCAGTGCTCCCGTCGGAGCTGCTACTCCGCCGGCCCGACCTCCTGGCGTCGGCGGCGCGGCTGGAAGCGGCCCGTCAACAGGTAGGGGTGGCCCGCGCCGACCAATTCCCACGCTTTTCCCTGACGGCCTCCGCCGGTACGCAGAGCAGTGAACTGGCGGACCTGGTGCAGACGTCGCAGCGGTTCTGGCTGTTCGGTGGATCGCTCACCGGACCGGTATTCCAGAGCGGCGCACGTCGCGCGGCCGCCCGGGCCGCATGGAACCGGTACGAACAGGCCGCGCTGGCCCATGAGAAAGCCGTTTTGACGGCCTTCCGCGAGGTATCGGTGGCGCTGCGGACCCTGGAAGCCGAGCACGAGCGGCTGGACGCCGCCCTGGCTGCGGCCGGGAATGCGCGCGCATCCCACGAACTCCAACTGGACCGCTATGTGCGCGGGGTGGGTCCGTATGTGGCCCTCCTCGACGCGCATCTGAACAAAGTCCGGGCCGAAGCGGCCCTCTCGGCAGCCCGCCGCGACGTGCTTCTGGCCCGGCTCACCCTGCATCGCGCCCTGGGCGGCGCCTGGACCGTAACATCCCAACAGGAAGCATCATGAATGTACCCTCTTTCCTGAAAGGCCTCGGCATCCTCGCCATCGGCGTGATCGGCCTGATCCTCTTCATTGTCATGCGGCCTGATCCGGCCACCGAAGAACCCGCCGAATTCGCACCGGTCGTGGAATTCCTCACCGCCGAGCCCACCTCGGACGCGGTATACCTCCAGGCCAC
Above is a window of Rhodothermales bacterium DNA encoding:
- a CDS encoding MFS transporter, yielding MSNSNDLLRRDRSHPNLILFALWLMVFSASSQVIIIAPILPRIGEALNIAESLQGWLITSYAVALSVFALIVGPISDKVGRRKVLIAGCASMAVALWLHAVADSFFSLLVVRAAAGAAGGMLSGAAVSYVGDYFPYNKRGWANGWVMSGVAFGQIIGIPVGTVLADQFGFRAAFLMFAGSMTLTTLLIWGFVPQPDVERDTGRLTLAKAIATYRELLSRRVVVSASATYFLMFFSIGLYVIYLPTWLEQTLEVSGTAIASLFFVGGVATVIAGPAAGKLSDRIGRKPLIVGSCLGLAVAMILTTYVITSMWVAYILFGGTMIMIAMRMSPLQSLMTALVEDRRRGALLSLAVSIGQVGIGIGGAVAGMAYTRYGYISNTMVGAVSILGMAWLVQRALPEPKEDDFKPKGEAADPEGAEPAAARVV
- the rho gene encoding transcription termination factor Rho — protein: MNIAELQDKKLPELKDIAKKMNLGGMSNLRKQDLIYAILEARAEKLAGRAKRSDEDQEAQPRDSESLPKSQREKSSRPDKESRPKRGRGSKEADAKSQDSGSEKSRDDSRDSSRSDSRSDSRDEKRGRGRRRGDKDSSSSSATSGNEDRGRSDDARSQGDDRGGSQDRNDSNQNQSQRQSQGDSQNQNQGSQGSSDQNDRRGRGRGRGRGRGRDNRNDNRGGNDTRNESRGRDDNRGSANDNRGGNDNRSSRRDDSGSGGGNRDRDRNDNRGNQRDDDRRNRGRNRGRDRDRDQGGRNRESREERHQRVYAEAPPYMQEYDPSEVDLAAMINKIGVLEILPDGYGFMRSAEYNYLPSPDDIYVSPSQIKKFSLRMGDTVDGEVRPPKEGERYFALIQVNNINGRVPGELDERPSFDYLTPYYPEEQLNLETLPGEYTTRIMDLFSPIGKGQRALIVAQPKTGKTIILQKIANAITTNHPECVLIILLVDERPEEVTDMRRHVDAEVIASTFDQEPERHIEVAEIVLNKAKRLVEAGKDVVILLDSITRLARAANACAPNTGKTMSGGMEAGALRGPKRFFGAARNIEEGGSLTIIGTALIDTGSRMDEVIFEEFKGTGNSEIVLDRELANRRIFPAIHVVKSGTRREELLIPEAKLQRIWILRKMLADMAPVDAMSWLLDKMRGTKKNDEFLVVMNS
- a CDS encoding Mur ligase family protein, which codes for MNPRAATGTDRLLALPRFATDGSVALKPGFDRIAALLDALGHPERTFRTVLVAGTNGKGSVAAMLSALLTASGHRAGLHTSPHLRHITERMRVDGRAAPAEWLDAMAERHAEDLDRISPSFFEATVAFSLAWFAHEGVDVAVVEVGLGGRLDATNILDAEASAIVSIGFDHMDLLGHTLPDIAREKAGIAKPGRPLIVGAMPAEALRAIEDVARTIGADVIHAPGVALPDDVIVDLPGAHQRGNARVALALMQALDPHAPAVREGLASVRALSGLRARLEVLSERPRFVVDIGHNPEAIATALAGLAAMDGPHAYTVVIGMLGDKDAAGVGRVLAEFGVDAVWTVPTQGSRGRSAEALASDLALRAEPLPSVAHAVQRARREGRNALFIGSHDVAAAALDAVLDE
- the tsaE gene encoding tRNA (adenosine(37)-N6)-threonylcarbamoyltransferase complex ATPase subunit type 1 TsaE, which gives rise to MNALPFPTRTRSAASDSASDTRALGAAFAVLLEPGDVVALEGDLGAGKTQFVAGVVEGLGGDAGDVSSPTFTIAHEYEARIPVYHIDLYRLEDEADARRAGLEDYFLGDGICLVEWPERARGLLPEGTHVVRIAHASGDHRTLTWLEDGADPDAP
- a CDS encoding response regulator, with the translated sequence MAGPSRILWADDEIDLLKPHILFLESKGYEVTSVTNGLDAIEKMRERPFDVVLLDEQMPGRGGLDALDEIKAIAPNVPVVMVTKSEEERIMEEALGGKISDYLTKPVNPSQVLLTCKRLLDHARLQTERASQSYLQSFGEITAALAGDLDHEEWVELYEKLLRYDLELGSDEGVRQVLEDQYAESNRVFSSWIESVYPDWIGNKNLAAGKDRPVLSHEIVPTFVLPRMTGKRPVIFFVIDCMRYDQWLEFERLLSPLFSMEKKFHYGILPTATPFSRNAIFSGLLPVDLAAKYPRIWADGEDDEHSRNRNEEEFLVDQLKRRHRTDRVSYRKVISSQDGREFLTSVHDLLQSDLSAVVVNFVDILAHSRSDSDVLKELAPDERAYRALTRTWFEHSWLFQAFQQLAEEDCTIVITTDHGIVRSLKPTKAIGDRETSTALRYKYGRNLKCDGRHAIFVKDPETYGLPRENAQTNYIIAKENYYFVYPTNYNYYVNKYKDTMQHGGVSLEEMLLPVITLRPKS
- a CDS encoding ferritin, producing MKDRILAAVNDQIQAEFQSAWYYLAMSARFEEIKMPGAASWMRMQWEEETAHAMKLFDHLVRRGASPKLSALDEPKVIFTTPMEAFEKVLKHEQHVTKLIHDLYEVAVDERDYALQTLLHWFIDEQVEEEEAAEAIIDSLRLAGDSGQGLLMIDRELGSRSPGASEA
- a CDS encoding TetR family transcriptional regulator, whose product is MGNETTQAEQAIFDAALTEFAARGKDGARMQDIADRAGMNKAMLHYYYRSKDKLYEAVLAHVLGGFMGEVSSSMDIDAPFPEQLRTMIATYTRMHYRQPDVCKLWLHENLNGAPVARDLLANRGGAFNAPRKAFAWIEAAVERGDIRPVDPLQFMFTFIGAVVIFLISRSTLSLYRPDLLDPDPVVREQLIEERIDHLFNLFYHGLQPR
- a CDS encoding efflux transporter outer membrane subunit — translated: MDCNPGKRIRAGLVFSGMIFLGGCAAMPSLTPTAEPPPSLPEAFDAPSGTLQGEAAGIAANSEAERASVRWWDALGDEGLSAVVDSALAANLDLRMAAERVLEVQNQFRMARSARLPGVQGSVEGGRQNTPTNTGATGRFSESIPGFPDRFDVTNWSASLGLAWELDVWGRVRASSEAAKAQWVATLADAEAVRMGVISEAIGTWARLRDLDAQNALADSQLGLLEERAGLTRSRYERGLITSFEYYAVQQALDDARAARPALRTAKYDAASRLGLLMGGAGAPDWAEGLTAEATPTAESALALPAVLPSELLLRRPDLLASAARLEAARQQVGVARADQFPRFSLTASAGTQSSELADLVQTSQRFWLFGGSLTGPVFQSGARRAAARAAWNRYEQAALAHEKAVLTAFREVSVALRTLEAEHERLDAALAAAGNARASHELQLDRYVRGVGPYVALLDAHLNKVRAEAALSAARRDVLLARLTLHRALGGAWTVTSQQEAS